The following DNA comes from Candidatus Palauibacter australiensis.
GGCATCCAACCCGGCCGGGACGCAGGCCACGGGCAGGCCGGGCATCGAGAGCAGAAAGGTGGGGGCGATCCAGTCCACGTACGTCTTCATCGGCCGCCCCCCGACCGTCTCCGGGTAGTTCTGCTTCGCCGGGAAGGGCGGGATCGCCATGCACGGCGTCAGGAGCGCGTCGTACCGTTCGAGGAGTGCGAGAAGCGCTTCCCTCACCCGGCGGCGCGCGTTCTCCGCCGCCCCGATCTCGGCCGGGGTCAGGGCCAGTCCGGAGCGTAGGTTGGCCGACACGTTGGGGCCGAAGGCGTCGACCCGGTGGAGTTCGGCCTCGAAATGCGACACGAACCAGTGTCCGCGGAGAACGAGGAACGCGTCCCACGCCCAGGAGAGGTCGAGATCGACCTCGTCGACCCGCGCGCCCTCCGACCGTAGCGACGCCAGCGCCCCGCGGCATGCCGCCTCCACGCCGCCGTCGATTCCGATGCGCGCGATGTCGCCGCAGTAGGCCCAGCGGCCTCCGGCGAGATCCGCGGCGCCGGGTTCCGGCCAGCGCGGCTCGGGTGCGCACACGGGCGAGGCCGGATCGGGTCCCGAGATCGCGCGGAGCCCGAAAGCGACGTCCGCCGGATCCCGGGCCATCAGGCCGGTCGACTGCAGATCGTCCCACAGGTAGGCGGCCGGCACCGTCGGGACGAGCCCCGGGGTGGGGCGAAGCCCGGCGATTCCGCAGAACGAGGCCGGGATCCGCAGCGAGCCGCCGAGGTCGGTGCCCTGCGCGAGCGAGATCATCCCCGTCGCGAGGGCGACCGCGCCGCCTCCGGTGGACCCTCCCGCGCTGAGGGCGGGATTCCACGGGTTCCGCGTCACGCCGAACACTTCGTTCCACGTGTTTCCGCCCGCCGCGAACTCCGGCGTATTCGTCTTACCGAGGATCACCGCGCCGGCCTCGCGCAGGCGACGCACGACGAGCGCATCCTCTTCGGGCACGTGGTCGGCGAACAGCGGCGAGCCGTACGTCGTGCGGAGGTCGGCCGTCTCGGTCACGTCCTTGATGCCGACGACGAGCCCGGCGAGGGGTCCCGGATCCTCGTCTGCCGCGAGGGAGGCGTCGACCGCGGCCGCCTCCGCCTCCGCTGCCGGGTTCAGGGTGACGACGGCGTTGAGCTCGGCGTTGTGACGTTCGACGCGGACCAGGCAGGCCCGGAGCAGGTCGGCCGCGCTCAGCGCGCCCGCGCGGATGCGCCGGGCCTGCTCGCGCGCCGGGAACAGCGCCGGATCGCGGCGTTCGAGCACGGCGGGCGAGTCTCTCCGGTCCCTACGGCAGAAACATCTGGGCAATCGCCTCGCCGTACCTCGCCGAGTCGAAGGGGAGCGCGTTCGTCTGGAGCGCCACCGCCACGCCGTAGTCGTCGAAGTTCGCGAGGAAGGATCGCGTACCCTTCACCGTGCCCGTATGGCTCGGATAGCTACGTCCCTTCGGGTCCGTTCGTATGAACCACGCCAGCGCCTGCTCGTGCGCGATCGGATCGCCGAGTCCATCCGGTGACGACGGATCGATCTCCCGAATCCCCGGCTCCAGCTGCGGCCGGTGCATCTCCGCCACCGTCTCCGGAGCGAGCAGGCGCCCGTCGTTGATCGCGATCGCGAAGCGGACGAGGTCTTCCACGTTGGAGATGATGCCGCCGCCGGCGTACTTGTAGCTCGGGT
Coding sequences within:
- a CDS encoding amidase family protein; translated protein: MLERRDPALFPAREQARRIRAGALSAADLLRACLVRVERHNAELNAVVTLNPAAEAEAAAVDASLAADEDPGPLAGLVVGIKDVTETADLRTTYGSPLFADHVPEEDALVVRRLREAGAVILGKTNTPEFAAGGNTWNEVFGVTRNPWNPALSAGGSTGGGAVALATGMISLAQGTDLGGSLRIPASFCGIAGLRPTPGLVPTVPAAYLWDDLQSTGLMARDPADVAFGLRAISGPDPASPVCAPEPRWPEPGAADLAGGRWAYCGDIARIGIDGGVEAACRGALASLRSEGARVDEVDLDLSWAWDAFLVLRGHWFVSHFEAELHRVDAFGPNVSANLRSGLALTPAEIGAAENARRRVREALLALLERYDALLTPCMAIPPFPAKQNYPETVGGRPMKTYVDWIAPTFLLSMPGLPVACVPAGLDAAGLPVGLQVVGPASGEGQTLAVASAIQASRPIGLPPMVADD